The window GCGCATGTTCACCGCTCTTAGTCCACTGTTTAGACTGTTCTTTTGTTTCAGGCGTATAATGATGAATCCATGTTTCATCAACGGTTACATATCGCCGCAAAAATTCAACAGGATCATGTTTATACAGCTCTAGACACTTTAAGGAATCATCCACTCTCCGCTGTCTTTGGTCTGCAGTCAGCAAACGCGGCACCCATCGCGCGCAAAGCTTTTTCATATCCAAATGttcatgtaaaatattaaaaactcgTTCCGATGATATCCCTACCATTATGGCTATCTCTCGTAATTTCAATCGTCGATCgtttagaacatttttttaaatttttcgtaTCATACTTCATTTGTTACCTCATTTGGACGTCCGGCTCTATGGGCGTCTTCACAGCTCTTTCTGCCCCGTTTAAAATCAGTTACCCAGGTGTGAACTGTACTCATCGCAGGAGAAGACTCACCTAATACGGCATCCAGCTTGGCTTTAATCTGACTTGCTATTTTTCCCTTCAAAACGTAGAACTTAATAACGGCCCGAACTTcagttttttcaatttttcaaacgtaattagcaaataaaaatcaatcgTCACATAAAAGTAGACTTTTTGGcgcaaatgaaataaaattttgcatgtaagcttactaaagatttaaaaatagaacggtatatattttattccattttagttttaaaaagtttttcattTCGGATACTTATCAATCAGCCCTCGTAGTGACTAACTGAAAGTGACTGACTGTGTtcatggtgttagtgaaatcgtaacgaaaactttaagggatgattctgatTATAATTTGACTTGATAACAAgtgtaaaagtatggaactgaaaacaatttaaaattatgaattttccgacagaaaatttcacttgattgaattttagttctgtgcaataaagtatatttgatttgatatcagATGATCTGCATCATCACCCAAAACTTTCGTTGTGGCGTCACTAACACCGATACGTACCCGTATGGCAACCTggacgtacttgtacggggtgtaagtgacatcgtaacgaatactgaagcgaatgattcagctcataaccccgagttactatcaagtggaattttccatcgcgaaagtattgaattgaaaataataaactcTACTTAACATTATGTTAGTGTAGTTAAAATATGGATAAAGCAAGCTTACCTTAACATCTCGTCCGTATACACGacataaaattatacaaagcaTCGCAAGTGCTACTATTGTGCTGACTGAGAGGATAATTGGAAGCATGTTCATAGGACAAAGATCATTTGGCACTACAACTGCTATCGTCTTGTTTATATTAGAACATGTCAAATTGTAGTAGTCTGCCACCTGAAAAAATGACAGACGGTCAGATAAGAACTCACACCTCAACTtaataagtggtgagccgtatcgctgtctataacggtcgagccaactgtgttagtgaaagctgcgcttaagataaactcattggtgcaagttcgataccggggttcgaaccggcgctctccatttgagaagcaagccagtgtacaCACAATGACTCACACAGAGATCTCTTCTAGTGAGCCCACCTTTTGTAGCATCTTGGCTTTTGATTTCGTTTCTTTTAATATGTGAGCAATGGAGAATATCTGGTGTCCCTAAATTCCTAACGAGGTTGTAAAGAGCCAGTTATCTTGCAGTTATTATCTTAGCTGGGTTTTGAGGTCAGTGACCGACCTCCTCACcttgctgtcagggttactactattacgccaaaggcgcctgaaaTGGTTCATGTGACGGCGACGGCTTTAATGAAGTAAATAGTCGCTGGGACCGATACAGCGTAACTTAGCGTCCGAAGCgtgtatcatcttactttcggacaaggtctataatgttttaaccaaacttggggtcacaaagtatttttttatgattatgtccccaccgggaattgaacccaaaacctccagatcgagagaccAATGCTCTTACCACTAGGACAGACACCGTTGCTATCATGGCGTACTATTGGACATTGTGCAAACTGTTTTCTGATAACTTGAATCTTTGCTCACTCCTAAAGGTAAAGGgggaagttatttttttgtccGTAATattaaactaacaaaaaaaaccaactgaaagctgttttttttgacagaaaaaagtatttactattagaggacgccacagacacagtacaaaaacattatagaaaaaacaaaaacgaaTTTTACACAGAATGACATAACAGAAACACAAAGGAACAAAacagatacaaaaaaaaaaaaaaaaaaaaaaaatatacggtcgaattgagaacctcctccttttttgaagtcggtaaaaatagaaTGGTGGTCTAGAAAGTGATAAGATAAAATATggttattgtatttattatatttttgtaactttACACtttcgtgatttttaaaatgcGTGCTTCTGTGTGATTTGCTAAGAGCAGGCTGAATGGTCTGTCAGTTCCAGACCGAAGGCTTATTGATCTGCGCTCGTTGaagtcaaagtattttttgtatatcGACCGCAGTGTTGCCATGCCATACCTCATTGCCTTAGACCGCATTCAGGGACGCGCGGGGCGTCAAGCGGCGCGGCGCCGccgtaaaaataaacataagacAATGTACTGAGCATTCACGGATAAGCGTTTGCTGGAATTGTAGCGTCaggatactatcgattaattatgaatcgattaataatcgataTGCAGTCGATTATCCGGAAAGACTAGCTCAAAGTCTTCGTTCGCATAAAATCAACAAAATGCTTACCTGTGAGTGATGTGCTTGCAACTGTTGGATAAAAAAATTGTTATCGCAATCACAGGGTATTTCATTGTCATCAAGAAGAATCGTTCGATCTGTTTCGAACATTATTCTTGACACTTTCTCGTCCAGGCGGGCTATGCGATTCTTTCTTAGATCTAAAAACTAATGACAAAGATTTAAACTAGTTGTTTCAAACGTCAATTTATATTACTATTATAGATAAAGTTCTCGAGTAGGGTCAACAAATATCTACAAACAGCTTTAACTATTGAGTTAAATAAATATGAGAAACAAAATTGAATTTACCTTtgtattcgaaatttaaaattttgtaatcGCCAAAATCGATTTAAGCATAAAAATTACCTGAAGCGTATTTGGCAAATCTTTTTGGCTGATCGTTTTGATGTTATTTTGGGACGCGTATAGTCGTTCCAGGTTCACTCGACGTGGTAGCGTTTTTAGATTTCTACCGCTACAATTTGCAACAATACCGGTACTCCCCCATTGTTTTCTGAAAGTGCATTCATCTGCTTCTTCTTTCTGACATTCTAGTTGCTCTGGTGGTACTTCTACAAGGGATCTTCCGTCAGAGCATTTTGCGTCTTCTACTGAAATCAAATGCATTCGAAGCGCTTGTGCCAACCAACCGTGTTTGCAATCGCAATCTAATTTATTGTTCATTAATATAGTTGTTTTGATCCACAGGTTATAATTCTGGAAAGGAAATCATTGTTTTTCAGACGCTAATTAGTTTAGGATTCGACAAAAGgtaatattactttattaactacttacgatattaaaataaatctttgcTTCGTATAAGTCTTCATTTACGATGGCTTCCTCAGAAAATATTATCTCTTCAATTGGATTATCCTTTAAATCTATTACAACACGCTCAGCATTAGAGGCTGGTAGTTGAAATGTCTAGAAAAagatgtatataatataaaatctaTATGATTGGGGTAAATCAAAAAACTTCTTTCATTACATTTTGTATACTAGTATACAATCAAAAAGTTGTGTCCAACATAAACTTAATTGATTAATTTACCTTAACTTGAGTAATGTTGTTGTGCGTGAGGTTTAAGTATTCTAATAAAGGCATTGGTACGTTGTCGAAACAAAGATCCTCCAAGCCAGTACCAGCAAGAGAAAACGTTCTTAAATTTCTTATGTCACCTGATGTAGAAggataaacaatacaataacactTTATTTCTCATGAAACAGGAAGAGATGAACAGTATGATTAGCAACAAAACGCATCTTAATTTTTTCTTCGCTCCCCGTTCAGCAAAGAAGCGATGATATAATCAgataatagtattttttctactcctctactttaatctggcatttaaataaccaaaaagtctaatataagtacatacataattaaactctttgaaaaagtgtacgctctatggcctataaaagcattgtttacaaagtgtaactgtactataatgtcgccaaaaaagcattgttgttgttttttttttttttgacctggaaactggcacctttactttgtttggtgccatagatatactataaaaaaaagtatacatttgccgccattttcccgcgcgttggaaaataaattggaaaatttttgtgtttcgtttaaaattacgtcgtcgtagaaaaagtattgtatgcaacgttgtataactaggtcaaaaaatgctcgtggcgtctcttattgcgatgttcgccaaggctcacatcgcaactcacgccactcgcattttttgacccttcttatacaactgttgcataatagtattttatgcaactgttgcataatagtattttatgcaacagttgtataagaagggtcaaaaaatgcgagtggcgtgagttgcgatgtgagccttggcgaacatcgcaataagagacgccacgagcattttttgacctagttatacaacgttgcatacaatactttttctacgacgacgtcatttttcctttttattttatactttttagtgttttgaaacgaaacacaaaaatttttcaatttattttccaacgcgcgggaaaatggcggcaaatgtatactttttttttatagtatatctatggcaccaaacaaagtaaaggtgccagtttccaggtcaaaaaaaaaaaaaaacaacaacaatgcttttttggcgacattatagtacagttacactttgtaaacaatgcttttataggccatagagtacactttttcaaagagtttaattatgtatgtacttatattagactttttggttatttaaatgccagattaaagtagaggagtagaaaaatatttaaaattaacatcttaCTGATATAGAATTTCGTATTGTCACAAAATCTACCAATATTATTGTGCGCAAGCGACAGTTCATACAGGTTTGGCATACCGAACGCTGATAGcacattataatatttgttg is drawn from Pectinophora gossypiella chromosome 19, ilPecGoss1.1, whole genome shotgun sequence and contains these coding sequences:
- the LOC126375459 gene encoding protein toll-like isoform X3, which translates into the protein MIFHMSYIEDFVNNKYYNVLSAFGMPNLYELSLAHNNIGRFCDNTKFYISDIRNLRTFSLAGTGLEDLCFDNVPMPLLEYLNLTHNNITQVKTFQLPASNAERVVIDLKDNPIEEIIFSEEAIVNEDLYEAKIYFNINYNLWIKTTILMNNKLDCDCKHGWLAQALRMHLISVEDAKCSDGRSLVEVPPEQLECQKEEADECTFRKQWGSTGIVANCSGRNLKTLPRRVNLERLYASQNNIKTISQKDLPNTLQFLDLRKNRIARLDEKVSRIMFETDRTILLDDNEIPCDCDNNFFIQQLQAHHSQVADYYNLTCSNINKTIAVVVPNDLCPMNMLPIILSVSTIVALAMLCIILCRVYGRDVKIFLFAHGWCLYFVSEEDVDSDRCYDAFISFSHHDHEFIVDKLLTVLEPKYKICIHFRDWIVGEWIPTQVQKSVELSKRTIIVLSKNYLDSMWGMFEFRISYTSALKEGRSRIIIIVIDDVLHSAVEMDPDLRHFVMNNTYLAWDDPWFWQKLRYSLPHNALGKDGTVILQLEETITWRDSSVSCPETIESTVE